A single genomic interval of Stieleria maiorica harbors:
- a CDS encoding PQQ-binding-like beta-propeller repeat protein, with protein MPSFLASKVAPCCDRLAKCVNASLIGFLLFATALFTTALSTPAASAQADDWPGFHGLGIAGVLPDARLPEGWEKQAYRWTFDLKTRDVGSMAIQNGRVYLLSMSPAKPSIRLISINLGSGKVNWTREFPHAKNHLHSRNTLASSTPATDGQHVYVAHSDRQHTWLRCLDHQGNEIWQRDFGMAQSQHGFGVSPTVHGETVVLNFSQQADRVENGQPGTSRMIAVHRSTGETIWQTPVTSTRVCYGTPAIRDGKVICANTGDGIYALSLETGKMLWRLPVFKMRCVSSPVVAGDLAIGSSGSGGGGNHLVAVRMPASETDTPQEVYRIEKAAPYVPTSVVHDGMLFTIDDKGIASCYDVATGNLRWTSRIGGTYSASPIVLGDKVLVINLDGEATVLRAAGKFEKLSEINLGGPVGATPAYANGRLLLRVGTELRCL; from the coding sequence ATGCCTTCCTTCCTTGCGTCCAAGGTCGCCCCCTGTTGCGATCGTCTTGCCAAGTGCGTCAATGCCAGCCTGATCGGTTTCCTCCTTTTCGCAACGGCCCTTTTCACGACGGCCCTTTCCACACCGGCCGCGTCCGCCCAAGCCGATGATTGGCCCGGTTTTCATGGTCTGGGGATCGCCGGCGTGCTTCCCGATGCCCGGCTGCCCGAGGGCTGGGAAAAGCAAGCCTATCGCTGGACGTTTGATTTGAAGACGCGTGACGTCGGCTCGATGGCGATTCAAAACGGACGCGTTTATTTGCTCTCGATGTCACCGGCCAAACCATCGATCCGATTGATTTCGATCAACTTGGGATCGGGGAAAGTGAATTGGACGCGTGAGTTTCCGCATGCCAAGAACCATCTCCACAGCCGCAACACGCTCGCATCAAGCACCCCGGCGACCGACGGTCAACATGTCTACGTCGCACACAGCGATCGCCAGCACACATGGTTGAGGTGCCTGGATCATCAAGGCAACGAGATCTGGCAGCGGGATTTCGGCATGGCTCAAAGCCAACACGGATTTGGAGTTTCGCCAACGGTGCATGGAGAAACGGTCGTGCTGAATTTCTCGCAGCAAGCCGATCGGGTTGAAAATGGTCAACCGGGGACCAGCCGCATGATCGCGGTCCACCGATCGACCGGCGAGACGATTTGGCAGACCCCCGTCACGTCGACGCGGGTGTGTTACGGAACACCGGCGATCCGTGATGGCAAAGTGATTTGCGCCAATACAGGGGACGGCATCTACGCGTTATCGCTTGAAACCGGCAAGATGCTTTGGCGGTTGCCCGTGTTCAAAATGCGCTGCGTCAGTTCGCCGGTGGTCGCCGGCGATTTGGCGATCGGATCCAGCGGCAGTGGCGGCGGTGGCAATCACTTGGTTGCCGTTCGCATGCCCGCCAGCGAGACGGACACTCCGCAAGAGGTCTATCGGATCGAAAAAGCGGCGCCCTACGTGCCGACCTCCGTCGTGCATGACGGAATGCTCTTCACCATCGACGACAAGGGCATCGCTTCCTGCTATGACGTTGCCACGGGTAACCTCCGTTGGACCAGCCGCATCGGAGGCACCTACAGTGCCTCGCCGATCGTGTTGGGAGACAAGGTCTTGGTGATCAACCTGGATGGCGAAGCCACGGTGCTTCGAGCGGCGGGGAAGTTTGAAAAGCTGAGCGAAATCAATTTGGGCGGGCCGGTCGGCGCGACACCCGCCTACGCCAACGGGCGCTTGTTGCTGCGTGTCGGTACAGAGCTTCGCTGTCTGTAG
- a CDS encoding sulfatase — translation MFCRFLLVGLLSLTTVGAMAQSDTKPPNVLLICIDDLKPTIGCYGDPVAVTPNIDDLAARGVRFDRAYCNQAVCAPSRNALMTGLRPPTIGVYDLPTHFRDAAPDVVTFSQHFKRNGYLAEGLGKIYHTGHGNRDDVDSWSTRSWRPKASAYVLEKNLAMRKPDAKGKVRGPATESAEVPDDTYADGLIAEEAVRRLETYTKRTDQPFFLAVGFLKPHLPFVAPKRYWDLYDESKLPMPTVNTAPRDAPSYAGTSFGELRNYSDMPATGEINEATTRHLIHGYYAATSYTDAQIGKLLGALDRLQLADKTIVALWGDHGWHLGDHGMWCKHTNYEQAARIPIIVAAPQGGRGVASEALIETVDLYPTVTELAGLPMPVGLDGQSFAGVVADPNTPARNFVTHVYPRGGRLGRAIRTERYRMVEWKKPGDARDTAEIELYDYQTDPLETKNLAASAAETVAMLRANLDAQPEAKPQWRRAKK, via the coding sequence ATGTTCTGCCGATTCTTGCTCGTCGGTTTGCTTTCTCTTACGACGGTCGGGGCGATGGCCCAGTCGGATACCAAACCGCCGAACGTCCTGTTGATTTGTATCGATGACTTGAAGCCGACGATCGGCTGTTATGGCGATCCGGTTGCCGTCACTCCCAATATCGATGACCTCGCTGCGCGAGGAGTTCGTTTCGACAGGGCGTATTGCAACCAGGCGGTCTGCGCGCCCAGCCGCAATGCGTTGATGACCGGTTTGCGACCACCGACGATCGGTGTTTACGACCTGCCGACCCATTTTCGAGACGCCGCGCCGGACGTCGTCACGTTCAGCCAGCATTTCAAACGCAACGGTTACCTGGCCGAGGGACTCGGTAAAATCTACCACACCGGTCACGGCAATCGCGATGACGTCGATTCCTGGAGCACGCGGTCATGGCGTCCCAAAGCTTCCGCGTATGTCCTTGAAAAAAACTTGGCGATGCGGAAGCCCGATGCGAAGGGAAAAGTCCGCGGCCCGGCGACCGAATCGGCAGAGGTCCCCGACGACACCTACGCCGACGGATTGATCGCTGAAGAAGCCGTTCGTCGATTAGAAACCTACACGAAGCGAACCGATCAGCCCTTCTTTTTGGCGGTCGGATTCCTGAAACCCCACCTGCCCTTTGTCGCACCCAAACGTTATTGGGACTTGTATGACGAGAGCAAGTTGCCGATGCCGACGGTCAACACGGCGCCGCGGGATGCGCCCAGCTATGCAGGGACGTCCTTTGGTGAACTTCGAAATTACAGCGACATGCCGGCGACGGGGGAAATCAACGAAGCGACCACACGGCATTTGATCCATGGGTATTACGCCGCGACCAGTTACACCGATGCGCAAATCGGAAAGCTGCTCGGTGCGCTGGATCGTTTGCAGTTGGCCGACAAGACGATTGTGGCGCTGTGGGGCGACCACGGTTGGCATCTGGGGGATCACGGCATGTGGTGCAAGCATACCAATTATGAACAAGCCGCGCGCATTCCGATCATCGTTGCCGCGCCTCAAGGCGGCCGTGGCGTTGCATCTGAGGCGCTGATCGAAACCGTCGATTTGTACCCGACCGTCACCGAGTTGGCCGGCTTGCCGATGCCGGTCGGGTTGGACGGACAAAGTTTTGCCGGCGTGGTCGCCGATCCCAACACGCCGGCACGCAACTTTGTCACCCACGTCTATCCACGTGGCGGTCGGCTCGGGAGGGCCATTCGCACGGAGCGTTATCGAATGGTGGAATGGAAGAAACCGGGGGATGCACGCGACACCGCTGAAATCGAGCTTTACGATTACCAGACTGATCCTTTGGAAACCAAGAATCTCGCCGCGAGCGCGGCCGAAACCGTTGCGATGCTGCGTGCCAATTTGGATGCACAACCCGAAGCCAAACCGCAGTGGCGACGAGCGAAAAAATAG
- a CDS encoding PSD1 and planctomycete cytochrome C domain-containing protein: MRRSCCLLLWVLTGLVWCGVARSAGSDDRIVSFNQEVRPILSDTCFFCHGPDEEDRQADVRLDVAGHVDLEELVARITSDDPDLLMPPPESNKSLSPDQITTLTRWVNQGARYEKHWSFTPPAEVAAPTIPGAEGLTSGIDRFVVAALRERGMTFNEAADERTLIRRVTMDLTGLPPTRDQIRAFLDDTSPQAYENLVDRLLESPQYGEHMARYWLDLVRFADTNGLHHDHYREMTPYRDWVIRAFNDNMPMDEFTIAQIAGDLYEQPTTDQLIASGFNRLHLIIDRGTALPEESFMRNVVDRVSAVGTAFLGLTLECAVCHDHKYDPITQRDFYQFYAFFNNFDGEPETGGRRGLDFKRGLQPPYLELPSKDQEAELARLNQQIADVRSSLKQLDQAAKADEQASQNGDLPNGDPESERGDVDPTRKQLGEELNHLQAARDRLIESIPATLIMKERAEVRPAHILVRGNYDQPGEMVQRDTPSFLPPMKSDRSIKTRMDLAQWLVDPDNPLTARVAVNRFWQQLFGVGIVKTSEDFGAQGEPPSHPALLDHLTNQFIESGWDVKALLRQIVLSQTYRQSSAATPQQYVADPQNRWLARGSRYRYDAEVIRDQVLAVSGLLNPTLYGKSVKPPQPEGLWKIVAMPYSYPRVFEPDQGDKIYRRSVYSFWKRGLPPPQMTIFDAPTRESCSARRERTNTPLQALVLMNEQQYFNAAMTLASQLLQQSEMSDRQRIELAYESITSKIPSDSAMNRMLDALQQFQSVYRDNPEAASKMVSLSGPQNATHDQSEPDLAAMTMLVHSLLNLDATKTRE; encoded by the coding sequence ATGCGACGAAGTTGTTGTTTACTGCTCTGGGTGCTGACGGGGCTGGTTTGGTGCGGCGTTGCCCGATCGGCCGGCTCGGACGATCGGATCGTCTCGTTCAATCAAGAAGTCCGTCCGATATTGTCGGACACCTGTTTTTTCTGTCACGGACCGGACGAAGAGGACCGGCAAGCGGATGTGCGTCTGGACGTCGCGGGGCACGTTGATCTGGAGGAACTGGTCGCTCGGATCACCTCCGACGATCCGGATTTGCTGATGCCGCCGCCGGAATCCAACAAATCGCTTTCGCCGGATCAGATCACGACGTTGACCCGTTGGGTGAACCAGGGCGCGCGATACGAAAAGCATTGGTCGTTCACTCCGCCGGCTGAGGTCGCAGCGCCGACGATTCCCGGCGCCGAAGGATTGACCAGCGGCATCGACCGGTTTGTCGTCGCGGCCCTGCGAGAGCGTGGCATGACGTTTAACGAAGCCGCGGACGAACGGACGCTGATTCGCCGCGTCACGATGGACTTGACCGGTTTGCCGCCCACACGAGATCAGATCCGCGCGTTCCTGGATGACACGTCACCGCAAGCCTATGAGAATCTGGTGGACCGGTTGCTGGAATCGCCGCAGTATGGCGAACACATGGCGCGCTACTGGTTGGATCTGGTTCGTTTCGCCGACACCAACGGATTGCATCACGATCACTATCGCGAGATGACGCCCTATCGCGACTGGGTGATTCGCGCCTTCAACGACAACATGCCGATGGATGAATTCACCATCGCGCAAATCGCCGGGGATCTGTACGAACAACCGACGACGGACCAACTGATCGCTTCGGGTTTCAATCGATTGCACCTGATCATCGACCGCGGCACCGCGCTTCCCGAAGAGAGCTTTATGCGAAACGTGGTCGACCGTGTTTCCGCCGTCGGGACCGCCTTCCTTGGGTTGACGCTCGAATGCGCGGTGTGCCATGACCACAAGTACGATCCGATCACCCAGCGAGACTTTTACCAGTTCTACGCGTTTTTCAACAACTTTGACGGCGAACCGGAAACCGGCGGACGTCGCGGATTGGACTTCAAACGCGGGCTGCAGCCTCCTTATCTGGAACTGCCCAGCAAAGATCAGGAAGCAGAACTTGCCCGATTGAATCAACAGATTGCAGACGTCCGATCGAGCCTGAAACAACTGGATCAAGCCGCGAAGGCTGACGAGCAAGCATCCCAAAACGGCGATCTCCCAAACGGTGACCCCGAAAGTGAACGTGGCGATGTCGATCCCACCCGCAAGCAACTCGGCGAGGAATTGAATCACCTGCAAGCGGCGCGGGACCGGCTGATCGAATCGATTCCTGCCACGCTGATCATGAAGGAGCGCGCCGAAGTCCGTCCGGCACATATTCTGGTTCGCGGCAACTACGATCAGCCGGGCGAAATGGTCCAACGCGACACGCCCAGTTTTTTGCCACCGATGAAATCCGACCGGTCGATCAAGACACGAATGGACTTGGCACAGTGGTTGGTCGACCCGGACAATCCCTTGACGGCACGCGTGGCGGTCAATCGATTCTGGCAACAACTGTTTGGTGTCGGGATCGTCAAAACCTCCGAGGATTTCGGGGCACAGGGTGAACCACCCAGCCACCCCGCATTGCTGGATCATTTGACCAATCAATTCATCGAATCGGGTTGGGATGTCAAAGCGTTGTTGCGGCAAATCGTGCTTTCGCAAACCTATCGGCAATCCTCCGCTGCCACGCCGCAGCAGTACGTCGCCGATCCGCAGAACCGATGGCTGGCGCGCGGTTCGCGGTATCGCTACGACGCCGAAGTGATTCGCGATCAGGTGTTGGCCGTCAGCGGATTGCTGAACCCGACCCTGTACGGAAAGAGCGTCAAGCCGCCTCAACCCGAAGGGCTGTGGAAAATCGTGGCGATGCCCTATTCGTACCCACGCGTCTTTGAACCCGACCAGGGAGACAAGATTTATCGCCGTAGCGTCTACTCGTTCTGGAAACGCGGATTGCCGCCGCCCCAGATGACGATCTTTGACGCGCCGACGCGGGAGAGTTGTTCGGCGCGTCGTGAGCGGACCAACACGCCGTTGCAAGCGCTGGTCCTGATGAACGAACAGCAGTACTTCAACGCCGCGATGACGCTTGCGTCACAGTTGCTTCAGCAATCTGAAATGAGCGACCGACAGCGGATCGAACTGGCGTATGAATCGATCACGTCAAAGATCCCAAGCGATTCGGCGATGAATCGGATGCTCGACGCCCTTCAGCAATTCCAATCGGTCTACCGCGACAACCCGGAAGCTGCGTCAAAAATGGTCTCACTCAGTGGCCCGCAAAATGCCACGCATGACCAGTCCGAACCGGATCTGGCGGCGATGACGATGCTGGTTCACTCGCTGCTGAACCTTGATGCCACCAAAACCAGAGAATAA
- a CDS encoding DUF1501 domain-containing protein — MDWIRPTDDRRGFLKDCLLRHCGMGLGASALASVIAQSQSTAAPARGNAGALPGDGLHFPARAKRVIFLFMAGAPSQIDLFDDKPDLHKQFGKPLPPSVSNGQRVTAMTKGKAQIVAPSMFSFAPQGQSGIQMSELLPHLSKVADDLCIVKTLNTDAINHDPAKTLFCTGSQIPGKASLGSWLSYGLGRMNENLPDFVVMNSAYWTGGTGNVQALYSRLWGSGFLPSKHQGVSFQPSGDPVLFLSNPPGVIKSSRREMLDLVSELNEQHLDEIGDPEIKTTIAQQQMAFRMQTSVPELTDLSDEPEHVLAQYGPEVHKSGSFARNCLLARRMVERGVRFVQLFHRGWDHHVGLPKKLRGQAYDVDQPSAGLIADLKQRGLLDDTLIVFGGEFGRTTFCQGKLTPTEYGRDHHPRCFSVWMAGGGIKGGMTYGQTDEFSYNIVENPVHVRDFNATILHQLGIDHKRLTFPFRGLDQRLTGVEEAHVVRQILA, encoded by the coding sequence ATGGACTGGATTCGACCGACCGACGACCGACGTGGATTTTTGAAGGATTGTCTGCTGCGGCATTGCGGCATGGGGCTCGGCGCGAGCGCGCTCGCATCGGTGATCGCGCAATCACAATCCACGGCCGCACCGGCCCGTGGCAACGCAGGCGCACTGCCCGGCGACGGACTGCATTTTCCCGCCCGCGCCAAACGTGTGATCTTTCTGTTCATGGCCGGTGCGCCCAGCCAGATCGATTTGTTTGACGACAAACCGGATCTGCACAAACAGTTCGGCAAACCGCTTCCCCCCAGCGTCAGCAATGGTCAACGCGTGACCGCAATGACCAAAGGGAAAGCCCAAATCGTTGCCCCCTCGATGTTCTCGTTTGCTCCCCAAGGGCAAAGCGGGATCCAAATGAGCGAACTATTGCCACACCTTTCCAAAGTGGCCGACGACCTGTGCATCGTCAAAACACTGAACACCGATGCGATCAATCATGACCCGGCGAAAACTCTGTTCTGCACCGGGTCACAGATCCCCGGCAAGGCCAGTCTGGGCTCCTGGCTCAGCTACGGGCTTGGACGGATGAACGAGAACCTGCCCGATTTTGTCGTGATGAACTCCGCCTATTGGACCGGCGGCACCGGCAACGTCCAAGCGCTCTACAGCCGTCTGTGGGGATCGGGATTTTTGCCCTCCAAACACCAGGGCGTGTCGTTCCAACCCTCCGGTGACCCGGTGCTGTTTCTGTCCAATCCGCCGGGCGTGATCAAATCCAGCCGACGAGAGATGTTGGATCTGGTTTCTGAACTCAACGAGCAACACCTGGACGAAATCGGCGACCCGGAGATCAAAACAACCATCGCACAACAACAAATGGCGTTTCGGATGCAAACGTCGGTTCCAGAACTGACCGATTTGAGCGACGAACCGGAGCATGTTCTCGCCCAGTACGGCCCGGAAGTCCACAAGAGCGGTTCGTTTGCGCGGAACTGCCTGTTGGCGCGCCGGATGGTCGAACGCGGCGTGCGATTCGTCCAGTTGTTTCACCGAGGTTGGGACCACCACGTCGGATTGCCCAAGAAACTGCGCGGCCAAGCGTACGACGTGGACCAGCCGTCGGCCGGACTGATCGCGGATCTGAAACAACGCGGTCTGCTGGATGACACGCTGATCGTGTTTGGAGGCGAATTCGGACGAACGACCTTCTGTCAAGGAAAACTGACGCCGACCGAATACGGCCGCGACCACCACCCGCGTTGCTTCAGTGTTTGGATGGCCGGGGGCGGAATCAAAGGCGGCATGACGTACGGCCAGACCGATGAGTTCAGTTACAACATCGTCGAAAACCCCGTCCACGTTCGCGACTTTAATGCCACGATCCTGCACCAGTTGGGCATCGACCACAAACGGCTGACGTTCCCGTTTCGCGGGCTGGACCAGCGATTGACGGGGGTCGAAGAGGCACATGTGGTGCGGCAGATCTTGGCGTAG